In Coregonus clupeaformis isolate EN_2021a chromosome 32, ASM2061545v1, whole genome shotgun sequence, the following are encoded in one genomic region:
- the LOC123482415 gene encoding C-C motif chemokine 4-like, whose protein sequence is MKTLTALLLLGLLCSLHTTSAAVMGIEAITARNCCVKFHPRRLPLDAVVSVYKTSGSCPRKALVFTTKKGKTFCVDPSEAWVQSHVTKIESRSTTAKTTMMSSTTATTS, encoded by the exons ATGAAGACCCTGACTGCTCTACTCCTCCTGGGACTGCTCTGCTCCCTCCATACCACgtctgcag CTGTCATGGGGATTGAAGCAATAACTGCCAGAAATTGCTGTGTGAAGTTCCACCCCAGGAGGCTCCCTCTTGATGCAGTGGTGTCAGTTTATAAGACCTCTGGTAGCTGCCCTCGCAAAGCACTGGT TTTCACCACAAAGAAAGGGAAGACATTTTGTGTTGACCCTTCTGAAGCCTGGGTCCAGAGTCATGTGACCAAGATTGAGAGCAGATCGACCACTGCCAAGACGACGATGATGTCATCAACCACCGCCACCACCAGCTAA